The DNA window AGACGACCCCCAACAGCCCCGGCGCCATCCCAGCCCCTCCACGAGCCTCTGGGGCCGCGTACGGCCCTTCGGCCCGGAGCCGCGGCCGGCCCAAGTGGCAAGATCCGGCATTCGCGACATCTGTGCCGAAGTCGCACCAGCGTAACGGGCATGCCGGTGTCGAGGCGCTGACCTCTGGGTATTGTTGCCCCACGTGAGTACGCCGCGATTCCTCGACCTGCCTCCTGGCGTCACCCCACAGAAGATCGAGACGCCACAGGGCACGTTCGCGGCCCTGGAGGCCCTTCCGGTCAGTGGTGTGGTTGAGCGCTGGCCCGCGCTCCTCGTCCCCGGCCTGACCGGCAGCAAGGAGGACTTCATCGCGGTCCTGATGACGCTCGCGCAGTCCGGCCGCCGGGTGGTGGCGGTCGACCTGCGCGGCCAGTACGAGACCCCGGGCCCCGACGACCCCGCCGCGTACACCTGCGCGGCCCTCGGCGCCGACCTCGACGCGCTCGCCCAGGTGATCGGCGGCGGCGAGCCCATGCACCTGGTGGGCCACTCCTTCGGCGGCCTGGTGGCCCGGGAGGCGGTCATCGACGGGCGCACGAAGTTCGCCTCGTTCACGCTCATGGGCTCGGGCCCGGGGGCGATCGAGGGCCGGCGGGCCCGCCACGGCAGGAAGATCATGGAAGAGGTGCCGGCGCTCGGCCTGGAGCACGTGTGGCACCACAGGTTCGAGCCGGAGGCGCTGGCCGGCGACGTCCCCGACGAGGTCGTGGCCTTCCTGCGCCGGCGCCTGCTGGCCAACTCGCCGACCGGCCTGTCACGGATGGCGGAGCAGGTGCTCACCATGCGCGACCGCACCGACGAGCTGCGCCAGATCGAGGTGCCCACGCTCGTCCTGTACGGCGAGGACGACGACGGCTGGCCCCCCGAGACGCAGTCGGAGATGGCGGCCAGGCTGGGCGCCGAGTGCGTGGTGGTGCCGGGCGCCGCGCACTCCCCCGCCGTCGAGGCGCCGGAGACGACGGCGGCGGCGCTGGTCAGGTTCTGGAACGCCGCAGAAAAGCACTACTTGGACATACGGTCCAATAGCCTGTAATCATGTACTTACTATGAAGGGCATCGAAGACCTCGTCGTCCAGCCCCCGCACAGCGCGACCTGGCGCGTGCACATCGACCGCACGATGTGGGTGGGCGGCGTCCGCGGGCTCATGCTGCAGGCGCTGCACCCCCTGGCCATGCGCGGCGTCTGGCAGAACTCCTCCTTCCAGGAGGACCCGTTCGGACGGCTGCGGCGCACCGCCGACTTCGTGGGGCGGGTCACCTTCGGCAGCCCCGAGGAGGCGGCCGAGGCCGGGCGGCGGGTGCGGGCGATCCACAAGGCGCTGCGCGTCAAGGACCCCGACACCGGCCGCACGCACCGGGTGGACGATCCCGAGCTGCTGCTGTGGGTGCACTGCGCGGAGGTGTCGTCCTACCTGGAGGTGGCCAGGCGCGGCGGGCTGGGGCTGAGCGAGCGCCAGGCCGACCGCTACCTGACCGAGCAGCGCGCCGCCGCGGCCTGCGTCGGCCTCCATCCCGAGGACGTGCCGGGCACGTGCGCCGAGATGGAGGCGTACTTCAAGCGGGTG is part of the Nonomuraea coxensis DSM 45129 genome and encodes:
- a CDS encoding alpha/beta fold hydrolase, giving the protein MSTPRFLDLPPGVTPQKIETPQGTFAALEALPVSGVVERWPALLVPGLTGSKEDFIAVLMTLAQSGRRVVAVDLRGQYETPGPDDPAAYTCAALGADLDALAQVIGGGEPMHLVGHSFGGLVAREAVIDGRTKFASFTLMGSGPGAIEGRRARHGRKIMEEVPALGLEHVWHHRFEPEALAGDVPDEVVAFLRRRLLANSPTGLSRMAEQVLTMRDRTDELRQIEVPTLVLYGEDDDGWPPETQSEMAARLGAECVVVPGAAHSPAVEAPETTAAALVRFWNAAEKHYLDIRSNSL
- a CDS encoding oxygenase MpaB family protein, with translation MKGIEDLVVQPPHSATWRVHIDRTMWVGGVRGLMLQALHPLAMRGVWQNSSFQEDPFGRLRRTADFVGRVTFGSPEEAAEAGRRVRAIHKALRVKDPDTGRTHRVDDPELLLWVHCAEVSSYLEVARRGGLGLSERQADRYLTEQRAAAACVGLHPEDVPGTCAEMEAYFKRVRPVLRVTEEAAATVRFLMWPRLPEELRVLSPGKPAYFPFGALCYYTLPDWARRMYGVLPEVPRATVTAALRAFRLAMNSVPEPVHDRAFMPATRAMLQATRERLGAAGYDVRKGLKGLTDPRRWPGGAAA